The following are encoded in a window of Paenibacillaceae bacterium GAS479 genomic DNA:
- a CDS encoding UV-damage endonuclease, with the protein MIVRFGFVAMSLLLDNVSPSRTMTYKNFSKLEDREAALTRLERIAEDNLQSTLRILKNNRDSDFHLYRFSSKLIPLATHEALKDWNPYPALAPSFAQLGEFVRKHGMRVSFHPDHFCVFSTPRPEVLAKSQEDMEHHVRMLEAMGLDERYKCNIHVGGAYGDKPVSGERFIRQFGALEASLRGRVTLENDDKTFNVRETLEIAEQTGNPMVLDIHHHWVNNGGETAESLHGELWSRIAATWQREQERLGLDGGPDGLPPKIHASSPKSLSDPRGHADFVETGPLLEFLRSVKDSVPQIDCMLEAKAKDQALATLMEELGRLAASGEGIRIVDGSTIEL; encoded by the coding sequence ATGATCGTTCGCTTCGGCTTTGTTGCAATGAGCTTGCTGCTGGACAATGTCTCGCCCTCTCGCACAATGACGTATAAAAACTTTTCTAAGCTGGAAGACCGAGAGGCGGCGCTGACTCGGCTGGAGCGCATTGCCGAAGACAATTTGCAGAGCACACTGCGTATTCTCAAAAACAACCGCGACTCCGACTTTCATCTTTATCGTTTCTCCTCCAAGCTGATTCCGCTGGCAACGCATGAAGCGCTGAAGGATTGGAACCCGTACCCTGCCCTTGCCCCATCCTTCGCTCAGCTCGGGGAGTTCGTGCGAAAGCATGGGATGCGCGTCAGCTTCCATCCTGATCACTTCTGCGTGTTCAGCACGCCGCGCCCGGAGGTGCTGGCCAAGTCGCAGGAGGATATGGAGCATCATGTGCGCATGTTGGAAGCGATGGGACTGGATGAACGGTACAAATGTAATATCCATGTGGGCGGAGCCTATGGTGATAAACCCGTGTCCGGCGAGCGTTTCATCCGGCAGTTCGGGGCGCTGGAAGCGAGCCTGCGCGGTAGGGTGACGCTGGAGAACGACGACAAGACGTTCAATGTACGTGAGACGCTGGAAATAGCCGAACAGACGGGAAATCCTATGGTGCTGGATATCCATCACCACTGGGTGAACAACGGCGGAGAGACAGCGGAGTCTCTGCACGGGGAGCTATGGTCGCGTATCGCGGCTACTTGGCAGAGGGAGCAGGAGCGTCTTGGCCTGGACGGCGGACCGGACGGGCTCCCGCCCAAAATCCATGCTTCGAGTCCGAAGAGCCTGTCCGATCCGCGAGGTCATGCCGACTTTGTCGAGACGGGACCTCTGCTGGAATTTCTGCGCAGCGTCAAAGACTCCGTGCCGCAGATCGACTGCATGCTGGAGGCCAAGGCGAAGGATCAAGCTCTTGCCACTCTCATGGAAGAGCTGGGCCGTCTAGCGGCCAGCGGTGAGGGCATCCGCATCGTAGACGGATCGACAATCGAGCTGTAG
- a CDS encoding transcriptional regulator, IclR family encodes MDQSRVAKASEDGKSNVRAVERALDILLCFTTDSDLPMTEIAEKVGLHKSTVHRMLATLEDRGFLERDRSSERYRLGMRIWELSAHRSRSGDPAVICLPEMEKLRDSLGETVSLYVRDGSERIRIQAVQSNQAIRRVAPVGVRLPLYVGASSKVLIAFAEPSLAEQMMSAESLPPGIDPQSFRDQLDEIRRIGYATSMEEREPGAAAVSAPIFDLSGRLAAALSVSGPAGRFTPDIIREQSALVIQSATRMGSMLPG; translated from the coding sequence ATGGATCAATCCCGAGTGGCCAAAGCTTCCGAGGATGGCAAATCGAATGTCCGGGCTGTAGAGAGAGCCCTTGATATCTTGTTATGCTTCACAACAGACAGCGATCTGCCCATGACCGAAATCGCCGAGAAGGTCGGCCTGCATAAAAGCACTGTGCATCGCATGCTGGCGACGCTTGAGGACAGAGGTTTTCTTGAGCGTGATCGCAGCTCGGAGCGATACCGGCTCGGTATGCGAATTTGGGAGTTGTCTGCGCATAGATCCCGCTCTGGCGATCCTGCTGTCATCTGTTTGCCGGAGATGGAAAAGCTTCGCGATTCGCTTGGCGAGACCGTGAGTCTATACGTTCGCGACGGAAGCGAGAGGATTCGGATTCAAGCCGTTCAGAGCAATCAAGCCATACGGCGGGTCGCTCCGGTCGGCGTGCGTTTGCCGCTCTACGTAGGTGCGTCCAGTAAGGTGTTGATCGCTTTTGCCGAGCCTTCTCTGGCGGAGCAGATGATGTCGGCTGAATCGCTCCCACCGGGCATCGACCCGCAGAGCTTCCGCGACCAGTTGGATGAGATCCGCCGCATCGGTTATGCCACCAGCATGGAGGAGCGCGAGCCTGGAGCCGCAGCAGTCTCCGCGCCCATATTCGACCTCAGCGGCCGATTGGCTGCTGCGCTGTCCGTATCCGGGCCTGCTGGCCGTTTCACGCCGGACATCATCCGTGAGCAGTCTGCGCTTGTCATTCAGTCTGCAACGCGTATGGGCTCGATGCTGCCTGGGTGA
- a CDS encoding myo-inositol-1(or 4)-monophosphatase, translated as MSDDHVVGSKSFAAVAINCASKAGEWIMSKVGAHEVLREKMSPHDLVTEVDKGSEKLIRSLIKMNFPNHSFLGEEGVEPGPEASTKALEDVRDAEYLWIVDPVDGTTNFVHGFPYFAVSIALAHHGEVILGVVYDPWKDELFIAEKGKGAYVRGRRMNVSSEPTLRDSLVATGFPPEHATALPRNLAQLQLLAPKVRSIRSSGSAALHLAYVAAGRLSAYWEVGPNSWDLAAGALLVQESGGRVGDQDGTPYHLGVRNVLATNGHIHDELQAELAKA; from the coding sequence ATGAGTGATGATCATGTAGTAGGCAGCAAAAGCTTCGCCGCCGTAGCGATCAACTGCGCGTCAAAGGCGGGAGAGTGGATCATGTCCAAGGTAGGCGCACATGAGGTGCTGCGCGAGAAAATGTCGCCGCATGACTTGGTGACCGAAGTGGACAAAGGCTCAGAGAAGCTCATTCGCAGCCTGATTAAAATGAATTTCCCGAACCATTCTTTCCTCGGTGAGGAGGGTGTTGAGCCTGGTCCCGAGGCCTCCACCAAAGCTTTGGAGGATGTCCGCGATGCAGAATATTTGTGGATCGTCGATCCTGTGGACGGAACGACCAACTTCGTGCATGGCTTTCCTTATTTTGCCGTGTCGATAGCACTTGCCCATCATGGAGAGGTCATTCTCGGCGTCGTATACGATCCTTGGAAGGATGAGCTGTTCATCGCTGAAAAGGGTAAAGGAGCCTATGTTCGCGGTCGCCGCATGAACGTATCCAGCGAGCCGACTCTGCGCGACAGCCTTGTCGCCACGGGCTTTCCGCCGGAGCATGCGACGGCTTTGCCGCGTAATCTGGCGCAATTGCAGCTGCTCGCTCCAAAGGTGCGCAGCATTCGCTCCAGCGGCTCTGCCGCGCTGCATTTGGCCTATGTCGCAGCCGGCCGCTTGAGCGCTTACTGGGAAGTCGGCCCGAACAGCTGGGATCTTGCCGCAGGGGCGCTGCTCGTGCAAGAGTCAGGCGGACGCGTAGGCGATCAGGACGGAACGCCGTATCATCTAGGCGTGCGCAATGTGCTGGCCACGAACGGCCACATTCATGATGAGCTGCAGGCTGAGCTGGCCAAAGCGTAA
- a CDS encoding D-alanine-D-alanine ligase, giving the protein MGEKIRVGLVYGGKSGEHEVSLQTALAVMGAFDFDKYEIQPFYITKAGQWRSAGVLLEAPNNVEQLKLSSSGDGLALAPVFGGLTGAASGETALQAAAAAASPEKPIDVIFPLLHGTFGEDGTIQGLLEMANIPYVGAGVLASAVGMDKIFMKKVFAHEGLPQCIYRYFNRTQWEKDPAFFIMEIEVALGYPCFVKPANLGSSVGISKARNREELIAAVELALRFDRKVVVEEFVDAREIEVSVLGNDEPRASVPGEVISSADFYDYKAKYVDGTSIMQIPADIPAETAEAVREMALRAYLAIDGSGLARADFFMRRSDGQLLINEVNTMPGFTPYSMYPLMWKETGLSYQGLLDTLIELAIERHTDKQKIEYGN; this is encoded by the coding sequence ATGGGAGAGAAGATTCGCGTCGGGCTTGTCTACGGCGGCAAGTCGGGCGAGCATGAGGTGTCGCTGCAGACCGCGCTGGCGGTTATGGGAGCTTTCGACTTTGATAAATACGAGATTCAGCCCTTCTACATCACCAAAGCAGGCCAATGGCGCTCCGCAGGCGTTCTGTTGGAGGCTCCAAACAATGTTGAGCAGCTGAAGCTGTCCAGCAGTGGGGATGGACTCGCGCTTGCGCCGGTATTCGGCGGGCTGACGGGAGCTGCATCCGGAGAAACGGCGCTACAGGCAGCTGCCGCAGCGGCTTCTCCGGAGAAGCCGATTGACGTTATTTTCCCGCTGCTGCACGGTACGTTCGGGGAGGACGGCACAATCCAGGGATTGCTGGAGATGGCCAATATTCCTTATGTTGGAGCAGGCGTGCTGGCCTCAGCGGTCGGTATGGACAAAATCTTCATGAAAAAAGTATTCGCCCATGAGGGCCTTCCACAATGTATTTATCGGTATTTCAATCGCACTCAATGGGAAAAGGACCCTGCCTTTTTCATTATGGAAATTGAAGTTGCGCTTGGCTATCCATGTTTCGTCAAACCGGCCAACCTGGGCAGCAGCGTCGGCATCTCCAAGGCCCGCAACCGTGAGGAGCTGATCGCCGCTGTGGAGCTTGCACTTCGTTTTGACCGCAAGGTGGTCGTTGAGGAGTTTGTTGACGCACGCGAGATCGAGGTCAGTGTGCTCGGCAATGACGAGCCGCGTGCATCGGTGCCAGGCGAGGTCATTAGCTCCGCAGATTTCTACGACTACAAGGCCAAGTACGTTGACGGTACGTCCATCATGCAAATTCCGGCGGATATTCCGGCGGAGACAGCGGAAGCTGTCCGCGAGATGGCTCTCCGCGCCTATCTGGCTATTGACGGCTCGGGCTTGGCGCGCGCAGACTTTTTCATGCGCCGGAGCGACGGCCAACTGCTGATCAACGAAGTTAACACGATGCCAGGCTTCACACCGTACAGCATGTATCCGCTGATGTGGAAGGAAACAGGTCTTTCCTATCAAGGGCTGCTTGATACGCTGATTGAGCTGGCTATCGAACGCCATACAGACAAGCAGAAAATCGAGTACGGCAACTGA
- a CDS encoding DNA-binding transcriptional regulator, MarR family, which produces MEVEIKRFHWAAQAFMQTIEFSMQEIIKESGLTRTQLFVLHLIKQHGPCKLAFIAEKMEAKPSAVTVMMDRLENGGYVKRKHDTVDRRAIFVEITEEGEQVMQWMRQQKENMIGVHLSKLTAEELHTVTLILEKLTVGED; this is translated from the coding sequence ATGGAAGTGGAAATTAAACGATTCCACTGGGCGGCCCAGGCCTTCATGCAGACGATAGAATTTTCGATGCAGGAGATTATCAAGGAAAGCGGATTGACGAGAACGCAGTTATTCGTCCTGCACTTGATCAAACAGCACGGTCCTTGCAAGCTCGCGTTTATTGCCGAGAAGATGGAGGCTAAGCCGAGTGCAGTCACCGTCATGATGGATCGCCTTGAGAACGGGGGATATGTCAAACGCAAGCATGACACGGTCGATCGCCGGGCTATTTTTGTGGAGATTACAGAGGAAGGCGAGCAAGTAATGCAATGGATGCGGCAACAGAAGGAGAACATGATAGGCGTACACCTTTCGAAGTTGACCGCAGAGGAATTGCATACGGTAACACTAATTTTGGAGAAACTTACAGTAGGGGAAGATTAA
- a CDS encoding alpha/beta hydrolase fold, whose translation MILVNGPITEPQHLTFVLVRGAWANAGYLREIAAALQREGHDVHLPEYPGYGTNSNPSITHAEITEAVAGYILSWDLQDVVLVGHSFGGSIIQTTAQLVPDRIKRLVFMNAFVLLDGESVADQLPPIIYEAFNELRQESGDDTIMLPYDLYRDIFVNLASGPLARHLHSLLGPEPAAPLFESLDLKLFYTLRIPRSYLYLTTDGFLPEGEDYGWHPHMSGRLGIFRLIKVEGDHMSTVKTNPALIAHKLIEASRD comes from the coding sequence TTGATTCTAGTCAACGGCCCAATAACCGAGCCTCAACATCTGACATTCGTTCTTGTCCGCGGCGCCTGGGCTAATGCCGGATACCTGCGGGAGATAGCGGCCGCACTGCAGCGCGAAGGCCATGATGTCCACCTTCCTGAGTACCCTGGTTATGGAACGAATTCCAATCCGAGCATTACCCATGCAGAGATTACGGAAGCCGTCGCAGGTTACATCCTGTCTTGGGATTTGCAGGATGTCGTGCTGGTTGGCCACAGCTTCGGCGGCTCCATCATCCAGACGACAGCTCAGCTCGTGCCCGACCGCATCAAAAGATTAGTATTCATGAACGCCTTTGTTCTACTCGACGGAGAGTCTGTCGCAGACCAGCTTCCCCCCATCATCTACGAAGCCTTTAATGAATTGCGTCAAGAATCCGGGGATGACACTATCATGCTGCCCTATGATCTGTATAGGGACATTTTTGTCAATCTCGCCAGCGGCCCGCTTGCCCGCCATTTGCATAGTCTCTTGGGCCCCGAACCCGCCGCCCCTTTATTCGAAAGCCTCGACCTGAAGCTCTTTTATACATTACGAATTCCAAGGAGCTACTTATACTTGACCACGGATGGCTTTCTTCCAGAAGGTGAGGACTACGGCTGGCATCCGCATATGTCCGGGCGGCTCGGCATTTTCCGCCTCATTAAGGTAGAGGGCGACCATATGTCCACTGTCAAAACAAATCCCGCCCTAATCGCCCATAAACTCATCGAGGCTTCCCGGGACTGA
- a CDS encoding Putative amidase domain-containing protein, whose protein sequence is MPRIKVGKRPLNAAEEQRNTELEGWRGAVQQYVQGCNQAEVELKDTALAGIMTDADHRLRLLHRLQRLRDRAEERGILTSQCETKAALVKINESETEVSVVLQLHLKRHIEHKGRQYTEERIERERLWLGCESGSSNWRLTRIEPLVGERRPRYGHAAVDIALAEHKSYGNGGGSGNQPPGAPRPFLNHGVVPRINTRSRASKYQRELVAAYADQWWQEPNPAYEEFEVNCTNYVSQCVFAGEAPMNYTGKRESGWWYRGRSGGQEQWSYSWAVSNALHLYLSFPRSTGMRAITVDSAAELHLGDVITYDWNGDGRFQHTTIVTAFDGDGMPLVNANTVPSRHRYWDYKDSYAWTDNTRYRFYHFSDMM, encoded by the coding sequence ATGCCACGGATCAAGGTTGGAAAAAGGCCGCTTAATGCTGCCGAGGAGCAGCGCAATACAGAGCTCGAAGGATGGCGGGGAGCCGTTCAGCAATATGTGCAGGGCTGCAATCAGGCGGAGGTGGAGCTGAAGGATACCGCGCTTGCTGGCATTATGACGGATGCAGACCATCGGCTGCGTTTGCTGCACCGCCTGCAGCGGCTGCGTGACCGAGCAGAGGAACGCGGCATCCTGACCTCACAATGCGAAACGAAGGCTGCGCTTGTGAAAATTAACGAATCCGAAACCGAAGTGTCGGTCGTGCTGCAGCTTCATCTCAAGCGTCATATCGAGCATAAAGGAAGGCAATATACGGAAGAGCGGATCGAGCGGGAAAGGCTTTGGCTCGGCTGCGAAAGCGGAAGCAGCAATTGGCGGCTGACACGGATTGAGCCGCTTGTCGGCGAACGCCGCCCCAGATACGGTCACGCAGCGGTTGATATCGCGCTTGCTGAGCATAAATCCTATGGCAATGGAGGGGGCAGCGGCAACCAGCCGCCAGGTGCGCCGCGTCCCTTTTTGAACCATGGTGTCGTACCGAGAATTAATACGCGCTCCAGAGCATCCAAATACCAAAGAGAGCTGGTCGCGGCGTATGCAGATCAATGGTGGCAGGAGCCTAATCCAGCCTATGAAGAATTTGAAGTTAACTGCACTAATTATGTATCACAGTGTGTCTTTGCAGGGGAAGCGCCTATGAACTATACTGGTAAAAGAGAATCGGGCTGGTGGTACAGGGGTCGTTCGGGAGGCCAGGAGCAGTGGAGTTACAGCTGGGCGGTATCGAACGCGCTCCATCTCTATCTGTCCTTTCCACGTTCAACCGGAATGCGCGCGATAACGGTCGACAGCGCAGCTGAGCTGCACCTAGGCGATGTAATTACGTATGATTGGAATGGAGACGGGCGGTTTCAACATACGACAATTGTGACGGCGTTCGACGGAGACGGCATGCCGCTTGTCAATGCCAACACAGTGCCGAGTCGTCATCGTTACTGGGACTACAAGGATTCCTACGCCTGGACCGACAATACCCGCTACCGATTTTATCATTTTAGCGATATGATGTAG
- a CDS encoding drug resistance transporter, EmrB/QacA subfamily codes for MEHLSHKRKVSIMIAVMAAMFFAAINQMITSTAMPRIIAILDGMEYYTWTINIYLLTSTIATILVGKLSDMFGRKPFMLAGILLFIIGAFLTGTSTDVFQFIIYRGIQGVGAGIVQATAFMAVGDLFAPRERSKWMGLMTAVFGFSSVLGPTLGGYLVDNMDWHWLFWIFLPLGVVAFFMILFLFPRVERKPAEKIDYLGSLLLTTTIVPLLLAFSWAGTQYQWGSWEIISLLIGAVVSGSIFVLVEYYAKNPILPLHLFKNRIVTVSNLIGFLMNFGMMGAMIYLSFYVQGVEGVSATYAGYVTMPMSIFMVITSALIGSRISKSGKYKRYALIGVPIMILGMGLMIVMNSVWIAALSMAIFGVGIGMGMPVFSLATQNAVPHNELGVATASSQMFRNLGGTIGIAVMGTVMSNNLARHIKENLTSASAPDLSKLDPALQEKLIAFANPTTLMNKPLIEQTESSLPEDARALFVQMIDQIRDALGQTLSVVFLVGTLVLCASLVLVFFLKEIPLRTSNKVEAVGANKDENGTIKEAGLQS; via the coding sequence ATGGAACATTTATCTCATAAACGCAAAGTTTCGATCATGATCGCTGTCATGGCGGCTATGTTTTTTGCGGCAATCAACCAGATGATTACGAGCACAGCGATGCCTCGCATCATCGCCATTCTTGACGGCATGGAGTATTACACATGGACGATCAATATTTACTTGCTTACCTCCACGATTGCCACCATTCTGGTCGGCAAGCTATCTGACATGTTCGGGCGTAAGCCGTTCATGCTTGCTGGTATTTTATTATTCATAATCGGAGCTTTCCTGACCGGTACATCGACAGATGTGTTCCAGTTCATCATCTATCGCGGTATTCAAGGTGTTGGCGCCGGTATCGTGCAAGCAACTGCCTTCATGGCGGTTGGCGACCTGTTCGCACCTCGCGAGCGTTCCAAATGGATGGGCCTCATGACCGCAGTATTCGGCTTCTCCAGCGTACTCGGTCCAACACTCGGCGGTTATCTTGTTGACAACATGGATTGGCATTGGCTGTTCTGGATCTTCCTGCCACTCGGCGTTGTTGCTTTCTTCATGATTCTGTTCCTTTTCCCAAGAGTGGAGCGCAAGCCTGCCGAAAAGATCGACTATTTGGGTTCCTTACTCTTAACCACAACAATCGTGCCGCTGTTGCTCGCCTTCTCATGGGCCGGCACGCAATATCAATGGGGTTCATGGGAAATTATCAGCTTGCTGATCGGAGCTGTTGTGTCGGGTAGTATCTTTGTTCTGGTTGAGTACTATGCGAAAAATCCGATTTTGCCACTGCATCTGTTCAAAAACCGTATCGTAACGGTTTCCAACCTCATTGGCTTCCTCATGAACTTCGGCATGATGGGGGCGATGATTTATCTGAGCTTCTACGTGCAGGGAGTGGAGGGCGTCTCGGCTACTTATGCGGGTTATGTGACGATGCCGATGTCCATTTTCATGGTTATTACGAGCGCCCTAATCGGCTCGAGAATTTCTAAAAGCGGCAAGTACAAAAGGTATGCTCTGATCGGCGTGCCAATCATGATTCTTGGTATGGGCCTGATGATCGTGATGAACAGCGTCTGGATCGCAGCACTGAGCATGGCTATTTTCGGTGTCGGAATCGGCATGGGCATGCCGGTATTCTCATTGGCGACGCAGAATGCTGTGCCCCATAATGAGCTTGGCGTTGCGACTGCATCCTCACAGATGTTCCGTAACCTTGGCGGCACGATCGGTATTGCCGTCATGGGTACAGTAATGTCTAATAACCTAGCCCGCCATATCAAGGAAAATCTTACTTCGGCGTCTGCCCCGGACTTGAGTAAACTTGACCCGGCTTTGCAGGAAAAGCTGATTGCTTTTGCTAATCCGACAACGTTGATGAACAAGCCGCTCATTGAGCAGACCGAGAGCAGTTTGCCGGAAGATGCACGAGCGTTGTTTGTCCAAATGATTGATCAGATCCGCGACGCGCTCGGCCAGACGTTATCCGTCGTGTTCCTTGTCGGCACACTCGTTCTGTGCGCTTCGCTCGTTCTCGTCTTCTTCTTGAAAGAGATCCCGCTGCGCACTAGTAACAAGGTGGAGGCTGTCGGAGCCAACAAAGATGAGAATGGAACTATAAAGGAAGCGGGACTTCAGAGCTAA
- a CDS encoding DMSO/TMAO reductase YedYZ, molybdopterin-dependent catalytic subunit, whose protein sequence is MNQPYESDKAERLKRNAAALMQKIKPDAKYGDRVPPGQTVTERFPILHEGAVPVYNMETWDLRVSGAVKQDRSFSFTELEKLPRVTVMRDIHCVTRWSKMDTVWEGILFRDFLRHAGIEPLPEAKHVMVYGDYDYETNMPLADLMGDDILLAFSYGGEPLTEKHGGPLRLVVPHLYFWKSAKWLRGFEFMTEDRPGFWERNGFHNEADPFKEERYSGNDFEIPEDEWVHKDYD, encoded by the coding sequence ATGAATCAACCGTATGAGAGCGACAAAGCCGAAAGGTTGAAGCGCAATGCGGCAGCGTTGATGCAGAAGATCAAGCCCGACGCCAAGTATGGCGATCGAGTGCCGCCAGGTCAGACGGTCACGGAACGGTTCCCGATTTTACATGAGGGTGCCGTTCCCGTTTACAATATGGAAACCTGGGATCTACGCGTGAGCGGAGCGGTGAAGCAAGATCGCAGCTTCTCTTTCACCGAGCTGGAGAAGCTGCCACGTGTGACAGTCATGCGGGACATCCACTGCGTCACTCGCTGGTCGAAGATGGATACGGTATGGGAAGGCATTCTGTTTCGCGATTTCCTGAGGCATGCAGGCATCGAGCCGCTGCCGGAAGCGAAGCATGTCATGGTCTACGGCGACTATGATTACGAGACGAATATGCCGCTTGCGGATCTCATGGGCGACGACATTCTGCTGGCGTTCTCCTACGGCGGTGAGCCGCTCACCGAGAAGCATGGCGGACCGCTGCGGCTGGTCGTTCCTCATCTGTACTTTTGGAAGAGCGCCAAGTGGCTGCGAGGCTTCGAGTTCATGACCGAAGATCGCCCTGGTTTCTGGGAGCGCAATGGCTTCCACAACGAGGCAGACCCATTCAAAGAAGAGCGTTACTCCGGCAACGACTTCGAGATTCCAGAGGATGAATGGGTGCATAAAGATTACGATTGA